A window from Urocitellus parryii isolate mUroPar1 chromosome 1, mUroPar1.hap1, whole genome shotgun sequence encodes these proteins:
- the LOC144250595 gene encoding olfactory receptor 11L1-like, protein MQAPNVSAVTEFQLLGFRTLQEWQTLLFTIFLLIYLLTLTGNIVVIIAVVSQDRRLHSPMYTFLQHLSFLEIWYTSTIVPLLLANLASWGRAISFSACMAQLYFFVFSGATECFPLAMMAYDWYLAICSPLHYPFLMSPDTCRHLVALCWLTGVGTGFLPSMMISQLDFCGPNQINHFFCDLPPLMQLSCSSAHVTEMAIFVLLVEVLCICFLVTLMPYVFIVSSILRIPSASGRRKTFSTCGSHLAVVTIYYGTMISMYVRPCAHLSPEINKIISVFYTVVTPLMNPVIYSLRNKDFKEGVRKAIRRQHGCCGVGVRGQVFIR, encoded by the coding sequence ATGCAAGCCCCAAATGTGTCTGCAGTCACCGAGTTTCAGCTGCTCGGATTCCGGACCCTTCAGGAGTGGCAGACCCTGCTCTTCACCATTTTCCTACTCATCTACCTCCTGACCCTCACGGGGAACATCGTCGTCATCATCGCAGTGGTGAGCCAGGACAGGCGCCTGCACTCCCCCATGTACACGTTCCTCCAGCACCTCTCTTTTCTGGAGATCTGGTACACGTCCACCATCGTGCCCCTTCTCCTGGCCAACCTGGCCTCCTGGGGCCGGGCCATCTCCTTCTCTGCCTGTATGGCGCAGCTCTACTTCTTCGTGTTCTCTGGGGCTACTGAGTGTTTCCCCCTGGCCATGATGGCCTACGACTGGTACCTGGCCATCTGCAGTCCACTGCACTACCCCTTCCTCATGAGCCCTGACACCTGCAGGCACCTGGTGGCCCTCTGCTGGTTGACAGGGGTGGGCACAGGCTTTCTGCCATCCATGATGATTTCCCAGCTGGACTTCTGTGGGCCCAACCAGAtcaaccacttcttctgtgacctCCCGCCGCTCATGCAACTCTCCTGCTCCAGTGCCCACGTCACCGAGATGGCCATCTTTGTCCTGTTGGTCGAAGTGCTGTGTATCTGCTTTCTCGTGACCCTCATGCCCTATGTCTTCATTGTGTCCTCCATATTGAGGATCCCTTCAGCTTCTGGACGGAGGAagaccttctccacctgtgggtcccACCTGGCTGTTGTCACCATCTACTATGGGACCATGATCTCCATGTATGTGCGCCCTTGTGCCCACCTCTCACCCGAAATCAACAAGATCATCTCTGTCTTCTACACTGTGGTCACACCATTGATGAACCCAGTCATCTACAGTTTGAGGAACAAAGACTTCAAGGAGGGTGTTAGAAAAGCTATCAGAAGGCAGCACGGCTGCTGTGGAGTCGGAGTGAGAGGACAGGTCTTCATTAGGTAG